GTGGCGGGCACGACCTATCACGTTTTTCATAAGATGCACCGGGACAGCTGGAAAAACCTGCGCCTGGTATCTGAGGGAAAAGAGCCGGAAAACATTGTGATCAAACCATAAAAAAGAGCACGGCACAAAATTGTGCCGTGCTCTTTTTACGCCTGATTCCAGTAAATGCGGAGGCTGAAAAGTGAGCCGTCCAGACTGGCGGTGACCCGGTGGCCCATGGCCTCCACCAGATTTTTGACAATGGCCAGACCCAGCCCGGTGTTCTGGCCGGTGCGCATGCGGTCGGCTGTGAAAAAGCGGTCAAAAATCGAAGCGATGTCCGACTCGGTCAGACCACCGGCCTCGTTTTTGAAAATCGTGACTACGGTATTTCCCTCGGCGTACTGGCGGATTTCAAGGTGCCGGCCTCCGTGCTTCAGGGAATTTTGGATCAGGTTGGTGAAAATGCGGGTGACTGCGCCCGCGTCAGCACGCACCTCGGGCAGCCCATCCTCAAGGTCAATCTCAAGATGAATGTCCTTGTCCGTAAAGTCTTCATAAAAAGCGGCCAGCAGCTCGCAGAGAATGGGGTGGAGCGCAACCGGGCAGAGGTTCAGGGGGTACTCGCCGGATTCCATCCGGGAGAGATCGTAAAAACCTGTGAGCAGGGTCTGGAGGGTGTGGGAGCGCTTTTCCACCACGGTCAGATATTCGGCCCGGTCCTCGGCGGACAGGGTGGGATCTTTTAAAAGCTGGGTGTAGCCAAGAATGGCCGTCAGCGGTGTCCGCAGGTCATGGGAGATGTTGGCGATCTGGCGTCTAAGCGCCTTCTCCCGCCGCAGGGATTCCACCTGAACCGCCTGCTTCTGGTCCATCAGGGTATTGATCTCGCGGACCAGCGACTCAAGGGAGCGCCCGGGCGCCGGCAGGGACAGGCGCCTGTTCGGCGTGCTTTCATCAGAATGGTTGACGGCGCCCAGGTCATCCCTGAGCTTGCCGAGGCTCCGGCGCTCAAGAAGTAAAAGAGCCAGTAAAACGGCCGACAGTGCGATAAAAAAGATGAGTGTCAGGAACATGTTTCTGACTCCTTTCAGAAATGTACGATAAAGCCCTCTAACGTATTTCCCGGCGTCTGTAAACCGCAAGGCCGATCAGGGTAGCGATTACCGCGTAGGCCAGACCAAGGATGAGACAGTAGGCGACAGAGGTTCCGGGAAGGGAGGAGGCATTCTGGAGGTATTCAATGTTATTCACCCTAAAGCCTACTGCCATCATATCGCCCATGTTGGCAATACTGATGTCCATCCCCATGATGGCTGTGTAAAAGGGCGTTACCAGAGCAGTGCTGAACAGCGGCATAAAAGCCGGATTCAGCAGGGTCAAGGTATAGAACAGAAGATAGGGGACGATCAGAAAACCCATGTACACAAAGCTGAAGGCCGTGCTGTTGGGAATGATAAAGGCACAGGCGTTACAGAGGCACAGTGCGCCGATGTACAGGGGAATGGCCGCCGCAATGCGGCTAAAAACCAGGCCGATCATGCTCATATCTTCGGGGAAACCCAGCAGCAGGAACAGACTGACCAGATAAACCGCCAGAGTGATAAAGAATACGACAACTGCTACAATAATGGAGACAGCCAGCTTCCCGAAGTAGACCTGGGTTCGCGTGAAGCCAAAAGACAGCGTGTTTTTAAAGGTTTTGTATTTATACTCCTCAGAAAACACAATATCAATCATAATCAGCATCATATATACCATAATCAGGAGCATTGGGACAATAATGGAGAGGCTGGTCCGGATGAGCTCCTGAGAATCGGCGGGGTTGCTCCGGAAGGCAACAAAAAACAGGACGTTGACGGCAACTGCCAGCAGCACAAAAATCAACAGCGTGTTGCGCATATAAACCCGCTTAAAGGTTTTAAAGCATTCTGCCTTGATGTAATTAAGCATTTTCTTCACCTCCGATAACTGAGATAAAATAGTCCTCGAGATTGGAGCCTTTGGGGGTCAGCGAGTAAAGGCCAACGCCGTTTTGCGCCAGTGTCTGTGATAAGAGCGGCACCTGGTCCAGAAAGCCGTAGACACGCAGTACGCCGTCGGGGAGAACCTCATAGGCGCGGCAGTCCAGGCAGGTTTCCAAAACCATGGCAGCCTTTTCGGTGTTGTCCGCGACCACCTCGAGATACTCCTGACATTCGCATTCGAGCTCCCTGGCGGTAATTTCATTGACAAGACGCCCCTGATGGATAAAGCCATAGCGGGTTGCCAGGGTGGAAAGCTCAGAGAGAATATGGCTGGAAATCAGAATGGTGACCTCCTGCTCCCGGTTAAGCCGCAGCAGAACGTTCCGGATTGCCACAATGCCCATGGGGTCCAGCCCATTGGTGGGTTCGTCCAGAATCAGCAGGTCGGGCCGGTGCATGATGGCCAGGGCCAGGCCAAGGCGCTGTTTCATCCCCAGCGAGAATTTCTGGAATTTCTTTTTTCCGGTATCGCTGAGACCAACCAGCTCCAGAGCCTCGTCCACGCATTCCCTGCCGGCAATGCCCCGCTGTATCCGGTAATATTCCAGATTGTCGCGGGCCGTCATAAAGGGATAAAAGCAGGAATCCTCAACAATGGCGCCAATGCGGTGGCGCATGGTGTTCAGCCCGCTCGCCGCGGTTTCCCCCCAGAGCTCGATCTCGCCTGCGTCCGGTAATGCCAGCGAGGTGATCAGGCGGATCAGCGTGGTCTTACCCGCGCCGTTTTTGCCCATGAGGCCGTAGATGTCGCCCTTTTCAAGGGAGAGGGATACGTCCTCTACAGCCGGAACATGATGGTATTTTTTAGTAAGGTTTCGTGTTTTAAGTACGGTTGTTTTCATGTTGTTCACCTGTCCTTTCGTTGGCTTTATTATACCGGGAAAACTGTAAGGTTTGCTCTAGCAAATGTTAAGAAAGCGTGAAGTTTGGCCGTCGAAAAAAGCCGCCATGCCTTGCACTTCGACCTTTTTTTAGGCCAAACCAGAGGCTTGCCGAAAGCATAAAAATACTGTGCATTTTGATTGGAATCTTCAGACTGTCAAAAAAGTGGCGCGGCCCGAGACTGCGCCTTTTATCCAGATAAAAAAAGGTCCAGGCGCTGCGAATAACGACCAGGAATCGTGCCAAAATACCGGAACAGCCGGTCACTGGTGAGATCAAGGCTCCACTTTAGTGAAGAAGCTGTCCCTGCAAGGGAAGTGTCTGCAGGACACCTTTTTCTTCCTTAGGTAAAAGGCTTCGTCTTTCAGGTTTTTTGACACGATGTCGCGGCTGAAAGTCGCTTTTTTAATTGCTTTTGCGTAACAATCATTCTCAATTTTCCATCTTAAACCCGATGCCCCACACGGTTTTGATATAGCTGGTGCCAGGGTCGATTTTGGCGAGTTTGCTTCGGATATTGCTGATGTGGACGTTGACGGTGTTGTCCTCGCCCAGAAACGCGTCCTCCCAGACCTGGGTAAAGAGGTTCTCTCTGGTAAAGACCTTTTTGGGATGGGACATGAGCAGATGAAGGATTTTGAACTCCCGGACCGTCAGTGAAACAGGCTGATCCTTCAGGCGCACCTCCATGCTGTCCGCGTCCAGGACGAGGTCGCCGCTTGTCAGAATTTTCACGCTGCCACCGGCTTCTGAAAAAGCCACAGCGCGGCGCAGCTGCGCCTCGACACGGGCCAGCACCTCGCCCACGTCAAAGGGCTTGCAGATAAAATCATCCGCGCCGAGCTTTAACAGGTCGATGCGGTCGGCCACAGAGGCCTTGGCCGAAATGATGATGATGGGCACCGTGCTCGACTTGCGGATCTGGGCGACCAGCTCCTCTCCGGTAACGCCGGGAAGCATGAGGTCCAGGAGCACCAGGTCATACTGGTACTGCTCCAGGCACATTTTACCCTCGCTGCCGGAAAAGGCAGGGCGCACGTGATGGCCGGCCTTGGTCAGCAGCTTTTCCAGAAGGCTGTTAATGTCTGCGTCGTCTTCTACGATAAGAATATTGTATGGGCTCATAAACGATTCCTTTCTTTTGCCGGGCTTATTTTATAATATCGGCCACGCTGCCCCGCACAAAGGCGACAAGGGCTTCGGGTTCCAGCTCGATCTGATAGCCGATCTTTCCCGCGGAGACAATAATATGATGAATGTTTTTGCAGCTTTCATCAAAAACAGTTTTGAAGGATTTTTTCATGCCGATGGGTGAGCAGCCCCCGCGCACATAGCCGGTGACGCTGTTGATGTCCCTGACAGGGATCATTTCAACAGATTTTTCACCGGCTGCCCGGGCAGCTTTTTTTAAATCCAGCTCCTCTGCCACCGGGATCACAAAGACGCAGTAATCGCCGGAGTGGCCGTGGCATACCAGCGTCTTAAAGACCTCCTCCACCTTTTGGCCCAGGCGGGCAGCGACGGTAACGCCGTCTACAGCGCCGTCCTCATGGTCGTATTCGTGGGGGGTATAGGGGAGCTTCGCTTTATCTAAAATGCGCATCACATTGGTTTTGTTTTTATCCTTTTTTGCCAATTTAAGTCACTTCCTTTTTATCTGTGGGTTGATTACGGAGATATTATAGCACAAAAAAAGATCGGCACAAAATTGCGCCGATCTTTTTGGGGTTATATATGAGGTGCAGGGTTGTCTAGAATTTTTCGGTTTCAAAGGCTTTCCAGGGGATATCCACTTCGGCGCCCTTGTTAATAATGTCGTCTACGTGCATGAGCAGCGGGAAGTCGGCCAGGTCGACTTTGCCGTTTTCAGCCAGTCTGCGGACTGCCTTCGCGGTGCGGGTGGCGATGACGATGGATTCCAGTGTGACGCCTGCCAGCTCTTCCATGGCGTCGTCGAAGGACAAACCGCGGCCCAGAAGGGTACCGATTTTACGGGTTCTGCCGCCGAAGATGGTAACATAGAGGTCGCCGGCGCCGTAGATGATATTTTCTTCACCGCCGCCGACTAAATTCAGAAGCTGCTTCATTTCCTTCACGCTCTGTCCGAACAGGGCGGCCTGGGAGTTGTAATGCTGAACGCCGATGCCTTCATTCTTTTCCGCGATGCCGACTGCCAGGGAAACGCCCAGGGCGTAAGCGTTTTTGAGCGCGACGGCGCATTCAACGCCGATCACATCGGTTGAGAGGCTTACATGATAGTAGGGAGCAGTGAACATTGCCTTGATTTTGCGCAGGGTTTCAATGTCGCGGCCGCAGAATGCAACGGCGGAATTGTCCTTGTCGGCCAGCTCATAGCTGGTGCATGGGCCGCCGATGCCGTTGATGGAAAGCTTTTTGCCCTCAGGCAGTCTGGATTCCCAGTAGTGGGGATAGGTGATCATGGAGCCGTCTTCCTGGTCGATCATGCCCTTGGTCACTGCGATCATCGGGACATCGTCGGGGATGATTGGAAGAATATTTTCTGCAAACCAGTCTACGCCGAAGCTGCTGACGCCGCATAATACAACATCTGCGTCTTTGAGGGCTTCTTCCACTTCTTCTACCTGATAGTATTTAACCGTGTCTGGTAGGGTTCGTTTTAAATTGATATGGAAGTTTGATTTGCGAAGCTCGTCAATGACTTCTCTGTCAAGCGGGGTACCCACCAACCGTACTTCGTGTCCGTTTTCAATTACAGGATAAGTTAATGCAGACGCCATCTGGCCTGCGCCGACATAGGTAAGAATGCTCATAGTTTTAATCTCCTTTGGTTCTTTTGTTTCTCGTGGTAATTCGTTGTTGATTATAGAATACGCCTGTTTTTTTGAATTGTCAAGAGAAAAATGAGATTATTTTCAAATATTGAAAAATATCTCATGTATTTGATTAGTATTGTTTTTTCACAAAATTAAGCTTGACAAAGTACTGAAAAACCATTACAATGAAAATAATCTCATATATTGAAATTTTTCTCTACCATCAAGAAGGGAAGACAGCATTATGGAACAGAGCAAAGTCAATCAGATCCTTCGCGTCGCTAAGATGTACTATGAACTCAAAATGAGCCAGCAGGATATCGGCGCCAAGGAAAACATTTCAAAATCCACCGTCAGCCGTCTTTTAAAAAACGCCATGGACCTGGGGTTTGTGGAGGTTCGGATTCGGCAGCCGCATTACGCGCTGGCCGATCTGGAGGCTGAATTTACCAACCGTTTCGGAATCCGCAAGGTTGTGATTGCGGCGGATGTTGTGGAAAACAGAGAGGTGCTGGTGCAGGATGTCTGCAGCGCCATGGCGGCAGACCTGCCCAAGTACATCGAGGATGACAGCGTAGTGGGCGTGGCCTGGGGACGGACCTTGAATGTCCTCATTAAGCACCTGCCAAAAATGACCCGCAGCAATACCCTGACCATCCAGCTCAACGGCGGGGCTTCAAGGGCCCTGTACGAGTCGGGCGCGACGGATATTGTCAAGGCATTCAAGAACGCCATCGGCGGGGACGGCTATCTGCTGCCCGCGCCGGCTATTGTGGACACGCCGCATATTGCCGGGGTGATCATGGGGGATTCCCAGATCAGCTCAGTGCTCCAGCTGGCACAGCGCTGCCGGACAGCGGTCTTTTCGGTGGGCAACATCACCGAGCGTTCGGTGCTCTATGAGCTGGGCTGCTTTAGCCCGCGGGAGTACATGAGCTTTAAGACCAAGGGTGCAGTGGGCGATGTCTGCTCACATTATATTGATATTGATGGCAACGTGGCGGATGAAAATCTGGACGGCAGAGTTGTGGGGACCTCCCTTGAGCACATTAAGAAAATACCGAATAAGCTGATGGTAGCAGTGGGGCTTGAAAAGGCCGAGGCCGTTCTGGGCGCTCTGCGCGGCGGCTATGCCGATGTGCTTTATCTTGACGAGCCGCTGGCGAGAAAAGTTCTGGAGATCGACGAAAATTCAGAGGACTCGAAAAAATAAATTTCAAATTTCTAAGGGGGAAATTTAAATGAAGCAAGCGAATTATTTTATGGGTATTGATTTGGGCACACAGAGTGTGCGTGTGGTGGTAGCTGATATGAGCGGCAACGTGGTGGTATCGGACGAGCAGGCTTATGAAACCCTGTACCCCCAGGCGGGATGGGCAGAGCAGCGGCCCGCGGACTGGTGGAGCTGTCTGAACACCGCGGTCGCCAATGTGACGGATAAGCTGTCCATCGGCCTGCGCTACAGCATATCCGCCATCAGCGTATGCGCCACCTCGCCTACCATTATCCCGGTGGATGAAAACGGCGAGGCCCTGACCAATGCCATCATGTGGATGGACAACCGGGCGGTTAAGGAGACGGCGTCTGTCAACGCGACCCACCACCCGATCCTCGACTATTGCGGCGGCGAGGATTCTGTGGAGTGGACCATCCCGAAAATGCTCTGGATTAAAAATAATCAGCCGGAGGTTTACCAGAGGAGCTATAAGATCATCGAGCAGCTTGACTATATCAACCATAAGCTCTGCGGCAAATTTACGAACTCGGTCTGCCAGGCGGCCTGTAAAGCCCATTATGTGGCATGTGAGGGCGGCTGGTCCGACGACTTTTTCAACCAGGCAGGCCTTGAGGATTATAAGGATAAGATGATTCTGGACGTGACCCGGGTGGGTGATGTGCTGGGTACCATCAATAAGGACTTTGCGGAAAAATACGATCTGAACCCGGAAATGCTCGTGGTGCAGGGGGGCATCGACGCCCACATCGGTATGCTTGGCCTGGGGGTAGACCGGGCCGGTAAAATGGCCATGATCATGGGCACCAGCTTTGTACAGCTCTGCTTCTCCGAACAGAAGCTTCAGCTGGACGGCCTCTGGGGGCCTTACGACGCGCCCATTATCCCGGACGCCTGGCTGCTGGAGGGGGGACAGACCTCAGCCGGCTCCATTGTAAAATGGTACATGCGTGAGTTTGGCGTGGACAAAATGGACAACCCCTACGCTTATATGAATGAACAGATTGAGGGCATTGCCCCCGGGGCCGAGGGACTGGTGGCCCTGGATTTCTTCCAGGGGAACCGTACCCCCTATAAGGACGCCAACGCCAAGGGGGTTATCTATGGCCTGACCCTCAGCCATACCAAGGCGCATATTTACAGAGCCCTGCTGGAATCCGTGGCCTTTGGCACCAAGAACATCATTGACAGCTTTGAGCAGAATGGCAGCCCAGTCAATACCATTGTGGGCTGCGGCGGCGTCACCAAGGATAAGGTCTGGATGCAGATCATCTCGGATGTGACCGGAAAACCCATTGTGGTGACCGAGGACGCAGGCGCCAGCGCTCTGGGCTGTGCCATTGTGGCCTCTGTGGGCTCTAAGGCCTACACGAATTTTGAGGAAGCCACCCGCGGCATGGTTAAGGAAGCCTATGTGGTCGAGCCAAACCCGGAAACCCATGCGGTGTACGAAGGCATCTTTGAAAAATATGTGGAAATCTACAATCAGCTGAAGGGAACCATGGCCCAATAAAGAGGCTGTTATCATGAGCATCGCGGTGAGCGGTGCTCTTTTTGGAATTTAATATACATTCACCCCCCTCTGTGGTATGATTAATAGAGCGAAAAAGGCGTATAAATAACAATAGAGAAAAGGAGGGTTGCTATGAAAGTAAAACTTTGCGATCTGAAGGCTTTGGAAAACCTCACCATTGCGGCGTATGACATACCGGATAATATGGTGCTGGCCTCCAAGGCTAAATTTACCAAGGCAGCTGGAAAAAACAACTGCTTTATCTCCGGGGCCCCCTCACAGGCCATTGACCGGGATCTGGAGGTGCTGTCTGTTTCTGCGCACCGCATATCCTGTACCTACTCCTTCTCCATGAGTGAGAAAGGGTATGAGGAGCTGATCGAAACCCTGATGAAACGGTCGGATTTTACCAACAATCCCAAATATAATAAAAAATACCACCGGGTTTTTTATGTGAACAAGCGCAAGTTCACCATCTCCTATTTTAACAAAAAGCGCATTGCCACCGTCTATGCCAGCAACGATTTGTTTGACACAGACCTGGCCCCCCTGTTCGACCGCCAGTGGGGAGAGCCCATTGACCGTCAAGCCAGCAAAAAGGAGACACCTGAAAAGGAAACCGCCAAAAAAGAGCCGGCCAAAAAGGCGGCGGTGAAAAACGAAGGCTACAAGTGGGAAAAGAAAAAGCAGCCCGTGGCCGCGCTCACAGCCCTGCCCGTGGCCGAGGAGCCTCTGAGGCTTGAAAAGAGCGAGCCCCACTGGACAGTACAGGACATCAGCTTCCGCATTAACCGCATTGTGGTCACCGGCGAGAAGCTGAGCCTCAGCTCGACCAAGAAGCTCAAGGCCATAACGGACAAAAGCAATAACAGCGTCAGCCTGAAAATTGAAAATACAGGCCCGGGAAAAAGAAAACAGGCGGTCACCCTGACCAGCAACATTAACAGCTACCTGGTGGAAGCCATCGACTGTGTAAAGGCCGAATCACCTGAGCCCTTATCCTTTGAGCTACGTTTCCCCATGAAAACCGCCACCTGGGATTATATCTGCCGGAACAGCTGGCTGGACGGCGCAGCCAATGAGTCTCTGGAAAACGGCTTTAAGATGGTCTCTGAGGGACAGTCCGTATTTTTCAAGCGCAACAACAACACCGGCGTGTGTGAGATGAAGGGCCTGAACACCGAGCTGCTGCGGGACTGTATTATCCGTCTGGAGGATATTTTTGAGAACAACACCGGTGACCGCAGGGTGGAAAAGGAATCCATCAATGAGGTAATCCGGAAAAAGATCCCCTATACCATCCGGATCTTAAAGGATCAGGCGGACCAGTTTATCAACCTGATTTCGCCGTCCTTTGTGCTGCTGAACGACGCCAGTATCGAGCTGACCGACTACAGCCCCATGGTTTTCTCCGTATACCGCGGGGTTGAGCTGTACCTCAAATACCTGGCAGACCTGAGCGGCATCGACCTGGCCAACCAGCCGGTGGGCAAGATTTTTAAAACCGTCGGGCGCCAGAAGCACCAGTATCTGCAGATGATCAACGACTCCATGAAGGGCGAGATGCTCCAGTCCATTTTTGAGAACTTTGGGAGCTACAGAAACGCCCTGTTCCACGCCAATCTGGACAATGTCATGGTGATTGGCAGCCGGGAAGCGGCCGAGGACATCTGTATCAGCGCCTTGCAGAACCTGGAGGCGGCCAGCTTTCAGTTTCATCTGGAAGAGATGACCATCACCATCTGAGGAAGGTGCGCCCATGTCTTCCTATCTTGCCGATTACCACGTTCACACCCGCTTTTCCTTTGACTCGGAGGAGACCATCGGTGCTATCCGCAAGATGGCGGACGCCAGGGAGCTGGACGAGGTGTGCATTACAGACCACTTTACAGTAAACCCA
The DNA window shown above is from Eubacterium limosum and carries:
- a CDS encoding sensor histidine kinase, whose amino-acid sequence is MFLTLIFFIALSAVLLALLLLERRSLGKLRDDLGAVNHSDESTPNRRLSLPAPGRSLESLVREINTLMDQKQAVQVESLRREKALRRQIANISHDLRTPLTAILGYTQLLKDPTLSAEDRAEYLTVVEKRSHTLQTLLTGFYDLSRMESGEYPLNLCPVALHPILCELLAAFYEDFTDKDIHLEIDLEDGLPEVRADAGAVTRIFTNLIQNSLKHGGRHLEIRQYAEGNTVVTIFKNEAGGLTESDIASIFDRFFTADRMRTGQNTGLGLAIVKNLVEAMGHRVTASLDGSLFSLRIYWNQA
- a CDS encoding NAD(P)H-dependent glycerol-3-phosphate dehydrogenase, which encodes MSILTYVGAGQMASALTYPVIENGHEVRLVGTPLDREVIDELRKSNFHINLKRTLPDTVKYYQVEEVEEALKDADVVLCGVSSFGVDWFAENILPIIPDDVPMIAVTKGMIDQEDGSMITYPHYWESRLPEGKKLSINGIGGPCTSYELADKDNSAVAFCGRDIETLRKIKAMFTAPYYHVSLSTDVIGVECAVALKNAYALGVSLAVGIAEKNEGIGVQHYNSQAALFGQSVKEMKQLLNLVGGGEENIIYGAGDLYVTIFGGRTRKIGTLLGRGLSFDDAMEELAGVTLESIVIATRTAKAVRRLAENGKVDLADFPLLMHVDDIINKGAEVDIPWKAFETEKF
- a CDS encoding type II toxin-antitoxin system RnlA family toxin; this translates as MKVKLCDLKALENLTIAAYDIPDNMVLASKAKFTKAAGKNNCFISGAPSQAIDRDLEVLSVSAHRISCTYSFSMSEKGYEELIETLMKRSDFTNNPKYNKKYHRVFYVNKRKFTISYFNKKRIATVYASNDLFDTDLAPLFDRQWGEPIDRQASKKETPEKETAKKEPAKKAAVKNEGYKWEKKKQPVAALTALPVAEEPLRLEKSEPHWTVQDISFRINRIVVTGEKLSLSSTKKLKAITDKSNNSVSLKIENTGPGKRKQAVTLTSNINSYLVEAIDCVKAESPEPLSFELRFPMKTATWDYICRNSWLDGAANESLENGFKMVSEGQSVFFKRNNNTGVCEMKGLNTELLRDCIIRLEDIFENNTGDRRVEKESINEVIRKKIPYTIRILKDQADQFINLISPSFVLLNDASIELTDYSPMVFSVYRGVELYLKYLADLSGIDLANQPVGKIFKTVGRQKHQYLQMINDSMKGEMLQSIFENFGSYRNALFHANLDNVMVIGSREAAEDICISALQNLEAASFQFHLEEMTITI
- the ybaK gene encoding Cys-tRNA(Pro) deacylase is translated as MAKKDKNKTNVMRILDKAKLPYTPHEYDHEDGAVDGVTVAARLGQKVEEVFKTLVCHGHSGDYCVFVIPVAEELDLKKAARAAGEKSVEMIPVRDINSVTGYVRGGCSPIGMKKSFKTVFDESCKNIHHIIVSAGKIGYQIELEPEALVAFVRGSVADIIK
- a CDS encoding ABC transporter ATP-binding protein, producing the protein MKTTVLKTRNLTKKYHHVPAVEDVSLSLEKGDIYGLMGKNGAGKTTLIRLITSLALPDAGEIELWGETAASGLNTMRHRIGAIVEDSCFYPFMTARDNLEYYRIQRGIAGRECVDEALELVGLSDTGKKKFQKFSLGMKQRLGLALAIMHRPDLLILDEPTNGLDPMGIVAIRNVLLRLNREQEVTILISSHILSELSTLATRYGFIHQGRLVNEITARELECECQEYLEVVADNTEKAAMVLETCLDCRAYEVLPDGVLRVYGFLDQVPLLSQTLAQNGVGLYSLTPKGSNLEDYFISVIGGEENA
- a CDS encoding sugar-binding transcriptional regulator; translation: MEQSKVNQILRVAKMYYELKMSQQDIGAKENISKSTVSRLLKNAMDLGFVEVRIRQPHYALADLEAEFTNRFGIRKVVIAADVVENREVLVQDVCSAMAADLPKYIEDDSVVGVAWGRTLNVLIKHLPKMTRSNTLTIQLNGGASRALYESGATDIVKAFKNAIGGDGYLLPAPAIVDTPHIAGVIMGDSQISSVLQLAQRCRTAVFSVGNITERSVLYELGCFSPREYMSFKTKGAVGDVCSHYIDIDGNVADENLDGRVVGTSLEHIKKIPNKLMVAVGLEKAEAVLGALRGGYADVLYLDEPLARKVLEIDENSEDSKK
- a CDS encoding FGGY-family carbohydrate kinase — translated: MKQANYFMGIDLGTQSVRVVVADMSGNVVVSDEQAYETLYPQAGWAEQRPADWWSCLNTAVANVTDKLSIGLRYSISAISVCATSPTIIPVDENGEALTNAIMWMDNRAVKETASVNATHHPILDYCGGEDSVEWTIPKMLWIKNNQPEVYQRSYKIIEQLDYINHKLCGKFTNSVCQAACKAHYVACEGGWSDDFFNQAGLEDYKDKMILDVTRVGDVLGTINKDFAEKYDLNPEMLVVQGGIDAHIGMLGLGVDRAGKMAMIMGTSFVQLCFSEQKLQLDGLWGPYDAPIIPDAWLLEGGQTSAGSIVKWYMREFGVDKMDNPYAYMNEQIEGIAPGAEGLVALDFFQGNRTPYKDANAKGVIYGLTLSHTKAHIYRALLESVAFGTKNIIDSFEQNGSPVNTIVGCGGVTKDKVWMQIISDVTGKPIVVTEDAGASALGCAIVASVGSKAYTNFEEATRGMVKEAYVVEPNPETHAVYEGIFEKYVEIYNQLKGTMAQ
- a CDS encoding response regulator transcription factor — its product is MSPYNILIVEDDADINSLLEKLLTKAGHHVRPAFSGSEGKMCLEQYQYDLVLLDLMLPGVTGEELVAQIRKSSTVPIIIISAKASVADRIDLLKLGADDFICKPFDVGEVLARVEAQLRRAVAFSEAGGSVKILTSGDLVLDADSMEVRLKDQPVSLTVREFKILHLLMSHPKKVFTRENLFTQVWEDAFLGEDNTVNVHISNIRSKLAKIDPGTSYIKTVWGIGFKMEN
- a CDS encoding ABC transporter permease, whose amino-acid sequence is MLNYIKAECFKTFKRVYMRNTLLIFVLLAVAVNVLFFVAFRSNPADSQELIRTSLSIIVPMLLIMVYMMLIMIDIVFSEEYKYKTFKNTLSFGFTRTQVYFGKLAVSIIVAVVVFFITLAVYLVSLFLLLGFPEDMSMIGLVFSRIAAAIPLYIGALCLCNACAFIIPNSTAFSFVYMGFLIVPYLLFYTLTLLNPAFMPLFSTALVTPFYTAIMGMDISIANMGDMMAVGFRVNNIEYLQNASSLPGTSVAYCLILGLAYAVIATLIGLAVYRRREIR